The sequence GTAAATGCGAAAGTGATGACGAGTGGTCATGGTCGGCGATCGGAGAGAGGTGAAGTTTGAGACGTATTACGGCGGCGATGGGTGCCTACAACAGCAAATCGTTGCGCAACGCCGAGCGAAGCGCCCAGACGATGGCGCCCAAGACATTGGTGCGGCGCCAAAGCACGCGCGCCTCGCCCGTCGTGCCAAGTCGCAGGGTGCTCTCGGGTGGGAGAAGGACCCGCGCCTCGACTGTTCCCACGTGGCCTCCGATCGGCGATACGCTCGAGATCACGCCACGCATTGGTTGACCAACATCGTGTCGCCCGACATATCGGACCGTCTGGCCAACCCGGACGTCCATCGCACCGGCGCCACGGAGGTGAATGACGGCCTCGCGTTGCGCGGCATCGGTCAGGGTGAGCAACGTATCGCCGACCTGCACCGACCGCCCATTAAGCTGTTCCGGGCGTGGCGTGGCGACGGTACCGGCGATCGTCGCGGTCACGCGGAGGTCGCCAATGCGGCTGCGAGTTTCCGACGCCGATGCAGAAGCGGCTTCGACGCTCGCGCGCAGTACCTCGCTCGTACCGGTTGCCTGTCCGGCATCTGCTCGCGTGAGCTCGGCCGACAGCGAGTCGACTATCGCCTGTCGCATCACCTGCTCGCGATCGAGCATCGCGTCGCGCAACTGCAACACTGGCGCGCCGGCCGACAGCACATCGCCTTCGCGCACTGAGACCGAGGACACCACTCCGCTGGATGGCGCCGTCAGGACCAGGTGGGCGGTGGACGCTACGGTGAACGGTCCGTAAGCGGTGAGATGGCACGGAATGAGCCCCGCCACGAGCAGCAGCGAGATCGCGACAATGAGGCTCGTCCACCTTCGCGATCTGTGCGTACGGCGCGTCGTCCATGTGCGCCACGACGCGCGCCCGGCTGCAGCGACGGCGTGCAGAGGTGTACGCATCGCGAACAGCACCACGAGCACGATGAGGCCCGCCGCCGTTGCGCCGAGCAGGCCATTGACGAAGCTGACGACGCCCGATGCGAGTAAGAGCAGAAACCCGGTGGAATAGGCGAAGGCGCCAGCCCCGTATGCCACCAGGATGCGATGCTCCCGAGGCTCGAGCGCTGGTACCACGATGCTTTCGCGCAGCAGGTGTCGACGAGCCCAGATGCCGGCGTGCACTTGCGCGCGCTGGCGGAGGTTGGACATCTCCAGCCAATCGCCGAGCGCGAAGTAACCGTCAAGGGGAAGCAGCGGGTTCGAGTTGGTGAGGATATTGGCGATCCCTCCAATCAGCATCGCCGCGATCGCGATCTGGCCGATCACCGAGCCCGGCGTGAGCGTGAGCCACACGACCGCCATCACCGACGTGACGAAGAGCTCGATCCACGCACCGGCCGCCGTGACCCAGAGTCGAGCGCGCCGCTCAGGAAAGCTCCACGCGTCGTTCACATTGGCGTAGAACGCCGGCATGAAGAACAACAGCATGAACCCCATTTCGTGGACTTCGCCGCCGAAGTGCTTACAGGCGAAGGCATGGCCAAACTCGTGAATCGCCGTGAGCAGCGTGAACGTGCCAAGCAGCACGACGAACGACCACGGCGTGAGCGAGTCAAATGAAAATGACGCCGCAAGCTCAGCGGCATATGTCTCGCGTTGCGCAATGACGATGGCCAGGTACGCCAGGAACAGGGCGACGGACAGCACAACGAATGCCGGCGTGAAGCACCAGCGGAGACGAGGATACCAGCGGTTCAGTGCCGTGTCAGGATCCCCGAACGAAAAGCGCATCCGAAACAGCTCACCGCGCACCACCGAACGCGTTCGCTTCCGTTCGGCGCGCAATCGCTCGAGTTGCTGCGTCGTGCGCTCGAACAGCGTGCGCTCCAACAGGCCGAGCGCCGCGAGCTTGCGGGCAAATCCCTCCACCGTCGCTGCCGACACCTTGACGCCGTCGGCCACCAGTTGTTCGGCCACCTGCGCTGCCGAACGTGCGCCGTCGAACATCCGCATGACCCGCATCTCGACGGGTCGAAAGCGGAAGTAGGCGTGGGTGGACGGATCCTTGACCACGAAGCTCTGCTCATCGCGAAAGCGCTGCTCGACGATCGCGAGATCGGCTCTCAGTTGCGGCGCACTCATCGACGTGCCATTACCGTCAGGCTCGCGTTCAGCGGCGCGGGATCGCGAGCCGGTCGCCGACGGCGAGTCCGCTCACGATTTCGACGCGGTTGCCGGCGACGTCGACACCGATGGCCACTGGGCGCAGTACGGTACGGCCGCCTTCCATCACGAGCGCAAAGCCATCGCTCGCAATCGCCTT is a genomic window of Gemmatimonas sp. containing:
- a CDS encoding HlyD family efflux transporter periplasmic adaptor subunit; the protein is MSAPQLRADLAIVEQRFRDEQSFVVKDPSTHAYFRFRPVEMRVMRMFDGARSAAQVAEQLVADGVKVSAATVEGFARKLAALGLLERTLFERTTQQLERLRAERKRTRSVVRGELFRMRFSFGDPDTALNRWYPRLRWCFTPAFVVLSVALFLAYLAIVIAQRETYAAELAASFSFDSLTPWSFVVLLGTFTLLTAIHEFGHAFACKHFGGEVHEMGFMLLFFMPAFYANVNDAWSFPERRARLWVTAAGAWIELFVTSVMAVVWLTLTPGSVIGQIAIAAMLIGGIANILTNSNPLLPLDGYFALGDWLEMSNLRQRAQVHAGIWARRHLLRESIVVPALEPREHRILVAYGAGAFAYSTGFLLLLASGVVSFVNGLLGATAAGLIVLVVLFAMRTPLHAVAAAGRASWRTWTTRRTHRSRRWTSLIVAISLLLVAGLIPCHLTAYGPFTVASTAHLVLTAPSSGVVSSVSVREGDVLSAGAPVLQLRDAMLDREQVMRQAIVDSLSAELTRADAGQATGTSEVLRASVEAASASASETRSRIGDLRVTATIAGTVATPRPEQLNGRSVQVGDTLLTLTDAAQREAVIHLRGAGAMDVRVGQTVRYVGRHDVGQPMRGVISSVSPIGGHVGTVEARVLLPPESTLRLGTTGEARVLWRRTNVLGAIVWALRSALRNDLLL